From Ptiloglossa arizonensis isolate GNS036 chromosome 10, iyPtiAriz1_principal, whole genome shotgun sequence, the proteins below share one genomic window:
- the Por gene encoding protein-serine O-palmitoleoyltransferase por isoform X2: MDDVEAPVFYYDESDFVEHEYLQDVDYEYEYKDMERETLYELYQYCLVPTVFDTALYILPLLISTIIFRLCAGSQHISLRTFHILSMLIGIYNIYHYVTECLYTLIILCTISYITLHIPKRYCKRIGIFLPPLFIIVYCEFSMPPIVWHKIRSVVLNMAMKTISVAIDKIDSNDLPNIFSYMGYTFCGVTCLFGPWISFKDYISVRYLNNKDKWWIMHAVQYAFLSFIFLTISNCWTQWIVMDNSWKWLLAYRDALSFRTSHYFISYIASTVLLLGGFPHLLTIIVKPLKVEFPRSLVQVVICWNLPMHFWLKTYIFRPSINYVGKFGAVTMTYLTSALLHGLNFQLAAVLLSLGFYTYVEFQLRSMLANTFDACIASKQCTKNKCTHTYNTRNSWWVFLTNLMFSGLSVFHLAYLGLMFDTSELQETGYSYIHTIEKWSQLGYASHWVMFITYCIYFLII, from the exons ATGGACGATGTAGAGGCTCCAGTTTTTTACTACGACGAAAGTGATTTTGTGGAACATGAATATTTACAAGATGTGGACTATGAATATGAATACAAGGATATGGAAAGAGAAACATTATACGAATTGTATCAATATTGCCTTGTACCCACCGTTTTTGATACAGCCTTATATATACTGCCGCTACTTATTTCTACGATTATATTTAGATTATGTGCTGGTTCCC AACATATATCGCTTAGAACTTTTCATATATTATCAATGTTAATTggtatatacaatatttatcacTATGTAACAGAGTGTTTGTATACCCTAATAATACTTTGTACAATTTCGTATATCACTTTACACATACCTAAAAGATATTGTAAAAGAATAGGAATATTTTTACCACCTCTGTTTATTATTGTGTATTG TGAATTTTCTATGCCACCAATAGTCTGGCATAAAATACGCAGTGTAGTATTAAACATGGCAATGAAAACAATTAGTGTAGCTATAGACAAAATTGATTCGAATGATTTACCTAACATTTTTAGTTATATGGGATATACATTTTGTGGTGTTACATGCCTTTTTGGTCCATGGATATCATTTAAGGATTATATTTCAGTACGTTACTTAAATAATAAG GATAAATGGTGGATAATGCATGCTGTTCAATATGCATTTTTATCctttatatttttaactataTCAAACTGTTGGACACAATGGATAGTGATGGATAATTCTTGGAA GTGGTTATTAGCTTACAGAGATGCATTATCTTTTCGAACATCTCATTATTTTATCTCATATATTGCATCGACTGTATTATTGCTAGGGGGATTTCCACATCTATTAACCATTATAGTAAAACCATTAAAAGTAGAATTTCCACGGTCACTAGTTCAAGTTGTTATTTGCTGGAATTTACCAATGCATTTTTGGTTAAAAACGT ACATATTCCGTCCTAGCATTAATTACgtaggaaaatttggagctgTGACAATGACATATTTAACAAGTGCTCTTCTACAtggattaaattttcaattggcAGCAGTATTACTTAGTCTTGGATTTTATACATATGTAGAATTCCAACTTAGATCTATGCTCGCAAATACTTTTGATGCATGTATTGCATCCAAACAGTGTactaaaaataaatgtacacacacatacaaCACTCGCAATTCTTGGTGGGTGTTTCTAACAAATTTGATGTTTTCTGGGTTATCAGTATTTCATTTAGCTTATTTAGGTCTTATGTTTGATACATCTGAATTACAAGAAACAGGATATAGTTACATTCACACTATTGAAAAATGGTCCCAACTTGGATACGCTAGCCATTGGGTAATGTTTATTAcctattgtatatattttttaattatataa
- the Por gene encoding protein-serine O-palmitoleoyltransferase por isoform X1, which translates to MDDVEAPVFYYDESDFVEHEYLQDVDYEYEYKDMERETLYELYQYCLVPTVFDTALYILPLLISTIIFRLCAGSQHISLRTFHILSMLIGIYNIYHYVTECLYTLIILCTISYITLHIPKRYCKRIGIFLPPLFIIVYCFIFSEFSMPPIVWHKIRSVVLNMAMKTISVAIDKIDSNDLPNIFSYMGYTFCGVTCLFGPWISFKDYISVRYLNNKDKWWIMHAVQYAFLSFIFLTISNCWTQWIVMDNSWKWLLAYRDALSFRTSHYFISYIASTVLLLGGFPHLLTIIVKPLKVEFPRSLVQVVICWNLPMHFWLKTYIFRPSINYVGKFGAVTMTYLTSALLHGLNFQLAAVLLSLGFYTYVEFQLRSMLANTFDACIASKQCTKNKCTHTYNTRNSWWVFLTNLMFSGLSVFHLAYLGLMFDTSELQETGYSYIHTIEKWSQLGYASHWVMFITYCIYFLII; encoded by the exons ATGGACGATGTAGAGGCTCCAGTTTTTTACTACGACGAAAGTGATTTTGTGGAACATGAATATTTACAAGATGTGGACTATGAATATGAATACAAGGATATGGAAAGAGAAACATTATACGAATTGTATCAATATTGCCTTGTACCCACCGTTTTTGATACAGCCTTATATATACTGCCGCTACTTATTTCTACGATTATATTTAGATTATGTGCTGGTTCCC AACATATATCGCTTAGAACTTTTCATATATTATCAATGTTAATTggtatatacaatatttatcacTATGTAACAGAGTGTTTGTATACCCTAATAATACTTTGTACAATTTCGTATATCACTTTACACATACCTAAAAGATATTGTAAAAGAATAGGAATATTTTTACCACCTCTGTTTATTATTGTGTATTG ttttattttcagTGAATTTTCTATGCCACCAATAGTCTGGCATAAAATACGCAGTGTAGTATTAAACATGGCAATGAAAACAATTAGTGTAGCTATAGACAAAATTGATTCGAATGATTTACCTAACATTTTTAGTTATATGGGATATACATTTTGTGGTGTTACATGCCTTTTTGGTCCATGGATATCATTTAAGGATTATATTTCAGTACGTTACTTAAATAATAAG GATAAATGGTGGATAATGCATGCTGTTCAATATGCATTTTTATCctttatatttttaactataTCAAACTGTTGGACACAATGGATAGTGATGGATAATTCTTGGAA GTGGTTATTAGCTTACAGAGATGCATTATCTTTTCGAACATCTCATTATTTTATCTCATATATTGCATCGACTGTATTATTGCTAGGGGGATTTCCACATCTATTAACCATTATAGTAAAACCATTAAAAGTAGAATTTCCACGGTCACTAGTTCAAGTTGTTATTTGCTGGAATTTACCAATGCATTTTTGGTTAAAAACGT ACATATTCCGTCCTAGCATTAATTACgtaggaaaatttggagctgTGACAATGACATATTTAACAAGTGCTCTTCTACAtggattaaattttcaattggcAGCAGTATTACTTAGTCTTGGATTTTATACATATGTAGAATTCCAACTTAGATCTATGCTCGCAAATACTTTTGATGCATGTATTGCATCCAAACAGTGTactaaaaataaatgtacacacacatacaaCACTCGCAATTCTTGGTGGGTGTTTCTAACAAATTTGATGTTTTCTGGGTTATCAGTATTTCATTTAGCTTATTTAGGTCTTATGTTTGATACATCTGAATTACAAGAAACAGGATATAGTTACATTCACACTATTGAAAAATGGTCCCAACTTGGATACGCTAGCCATTGGGTAATGTTTATTAcctattgtatatattttttaattatataa